One stretch of Lemur catta isolate mLemCat1 chromosome 2, mLemCat1.pri, whole genome shotgun sequence DNA includes these proteins:
- the PHF1 gene encoding PHD finger protein 1 isoform X1: MAQPPRLSRSGARSLWEPTSPAPTSGPRPRLWEGQDVLARWTDGLLYLGTIKKVDSAREVCLVQFEDDSQFLVLWKDISPAALPGEELLCCVCRSETVVPGNRLVSCEKCRHAYHQDCHVPRAPAPGEGEGASWVCRQCVFAIATKRGGALKKGPYARAMLGMKLSLPYGLKGLDWDAGHLSNRQQSYCYCGGPGEWNLKMLQCRSCLQWFHEACTQCLSKPLLYGDRFYEFECCVCRGGPEKVRRLQLRWVDVAHLVLYHLSVCCKKKYFDFDREILPFTSENWDSLLLGELSDTPKGERSSKLLSALNSHKDRFISGREIKKRKCLFGLHARTPPPVEPPTGDGAPTSFPSGQGPGGGVSRPLGKRRKPEPEPLRRRQQGKVEELGPPSAVRNQPEPRELRERVRLQRALQASVSPPPPSPNQSYQGSSGYNFRPTDARCLPSSPIRMFASFHPSASTAGTSGDGEPPDRSPLELHIGFPTDIPKSAPNSLTASSSSVPAPAPGLPRRSAPPSPLCRSLPPGTGGGVRGGVGYLSRGDPVRVLARRVRPDGSVQYLVEWGGGGIF, encoded by the exons ATGGCGCAGCCCCCCCGGCTGAGCCGCTCTGGTGCCCGCTCACTTTGGGAGCCAACTTCCCCTGCTCCCACCTCAGGCCCCAGGCCTCGACTTTGGGAGGGCCAAGATGTGCTGGCCAGGTGGACCGATGGACTGCTATACTTGGGCACCATCAAGAAG GTGGACAGTGCTCGGGAAGTGTGCCTGGTCCAGTTTGAGGACGATTCCCAGTTTCTGGTTCTATGGAAAGACATCAGCCCTG CTGCCCTCCCTGGGGAGGAACTCCTCTGTTGTGTCTGTCGCTCCGAGACTGTGGTCCCTGGGAATCGTTTGGTCAGCTGTGAGAAGTGTCGCCACG CTTATCACCAGGACTGCCATGTTCCAAGGGCCCCAGCCCCTGGAGAAGGAGAGGGCGCATCCTGGGTCTGCCGCCAGTGTGTCTTTGCGATTGCCACCAAG AGGGGGGGTGCACTGAAGAAGGGCCCCTATGCCCGGGCCATGCTGGGGATGAAGCTCTCTTTGCCATATGGACTAAAGGGGCTGGACTGGGATGCTGGACATCTGAGCAACCGACAGCAGAGCTACTGTTACTGTGGTGGCCCTGGGGA GTGGAATCTGAAAATGCTGCAGTGTCGCAGCTGCCTGCAGTGGTTCCATGAGGCCTGCACCCAGTGTCTGAGCAAGCCCCTCCTCTACGGAGACAG GTTCTATGAGTTTGAATGCTGTGTGTGCCGGGGGGGCCCTGAGAAGGTCCGGAGGCTACAGCTTCGCTG GGTGGACGTGGCCCATCTTGTTCTCTATCACCTCAGTGTTTGCTGTAAGAAGAAGTACTTTGATTTTGACCGTGAAATCCTTCCCTTCACCTCTGAGAATTGGGACAGTTTGCTCCTGGGGGAG CTTTCAGACACCCCTAAGGGAGAACGTTCTTCCAAGCTCCTCTCTGCTCTCAACAGCCACAAGGACCG TTTCATTTCAGGGAGGGAGATTAAGAAGAGGAAGTGTTTGTTTGGTCTCCATGCTCGGACCCCTCCCCCTGTGGAGCCCCCTACTGGAGATGGAGCCCCCACCAG CTTCCCTtcagggcagggccctgggggaggggtctCACGTCCCCTGGGGAAGCGCCGGAAGCCGGAGCCAGAGCCcctgaggaggaggcagcaggggaaAGTGGAGGAGCTGGGGCCACCCTCAGCAGTGCGCAATCAGCCCGAGCCCCGGGAGCTGAGGGAGCGGGTTCGTCTGCAGAGGGCACTGCAG GCCTCAGTGTCTCCACCACCCCCCAGCCCTAACCAGAGTTACCAGGGCAGCAGCGGCTACAACTTCCGGCCCACAGATGCCCGCTGCCTGCCCAG cagcCCCATCCGGATGTTCGCTTCCTTCCACCCTTCTGCCAGCACCGCAGGGACCTCTGGGGACGGTGAACCCCCAGACAG GTCACCCCTGGAACTTCACATTGGTTTCCCCACAGACATCCCTAAAAGTGCCCCCAACTCGTTGACTGCCTCGTCTTCctcagtcccagccccagccccaggtcttCCTAGACGCTCAGCACCCCCTTCTCCCTTGTGCCGTAGTTTGCCTCCTGGGACTGGAGGAGGAGTCCGAGGTGGGGTTGGCTACCTGTCCCGAGGGGACCCTGTCCGGGTCCTTGCTCGGAGAGTACGGCCTGATGGCTCTGTACAGTACCTGgttgagtggggaggaggaggcatcTTCTGA
- the PHF1 gene encoding PHD finger protein 1 isoform X2, giving the protein MAQPPRLSRSGARSLWEPTSPAPTSGPRPRLWEGQDVLARWTDGLLYLGTIKKVDSAREVCLVQFEDDSQFLVLWKDISPAALPGEELLCCVCRSETVVPGNRLVSCEKCRHAYHQDCHVPRAPAPGEGEGASWVCRQCVFAIATKRGGALKKGPYARAMLGMKLSLPYGLKGLDWDAGHLSNRQQSYCYCGGPGEWNLKMLQCRSCLQWFHEACTQCLSKPLLYGDRFYEFECCVCRGGPEKVRRLQLRWVDVAHLVLYHLSVCCKKKYFDFDREILPFTSENWDSLLLGELSDTPKGERSSKLLSALNSHKDRFISGREIKKRKCLFGLHARTPPPVEPPTGDGAPTSFPSGQGPGGGVSRPLGKRRKPEPEPLRRRQQGKVEELGPPSAVRNQPEPRELRERVRLQRALQASVSPPPPSPNQSYQGSSGYNFRPTDARCLPSPIRMFASFHPSASTAGTSGDGEPPDRSPLELHIGFPTDIPKSAPNSLTASSSSVPAPAPGLPRRSAPPSPLCRSLPPGTGGGVRGGVGYLSRGDPVRVLARRVRPDGSVQYLVEWGGGGIF; this is encoded by the exons ATGGCGCAGCCCCCCCGGCTGAGCCGCTCTGGTGCCCGCTCACTTTGGGAGCCAACTTCCCCTGCTCCCACCTCAGGCCCCAGGCCTCGACTTTGGGAGGGCCAAGATGTGCTGGCCAGGTGGACCGATGGACTGCTATACTTGGGCACCATCAAGAAG GTGGACAGTGCTCGGGAAGTGTGCCTGGTCCAGTTTGAGGACGATTCCCAGTTTCTGGTTCTATGGAAAGACATCAGCCCTG CTGCCCTCCCTGGGGAGGAACTCCTCTGTTGTGTCTGTCGCTCCGAGACTGTGGTCCCTGGGAATCGTTTGGTCAGCTGTGAGAAGTGTCGCCACG CTTATCACCAGGACTGCCATGTTCCAAGGGCCCCAGCCCCTGGAGAAGGAGAGGGCGCATCCTGGGTCTGCCGCCAGTGTGTCTTTGCGATTGCCACCAAG AGGGGGGGTGCACTGAAGAAGGGCCCCTATGCCCGGGCCATGCTGGGGATGAAGCTCTCTTTGCCATATGGACTAAAGGGGCTGGACTGGGATGCTGGACATCTGAGCAACCGACAGCAGAGCTACTGTTACTGTGGTGGCCCTGGGGA GTGGAATCTGAAAATGCTGCAGTGTCGCAGCTGCCTGCAGTGGTTCCATGAGGCCTGCACCCAGTGTCTGAGCAAGCCCCTCCTCTACGGAGACAG GTTCTATGAGTTTGAATGCTGTGTGTGCCGGGGGGGCCCTGAGAAGGTCCGGAGGCTACAGCTTCGCTG GGTGGACGTGGCCCATCTTGTTCTCTATCACCTCAGTGTTTGCTGTAAGAAGAAGTACTTTGATTTTGACCGTGAAATCCTTCCCTTCACCTCTGAGAATTGGGACAGTTTGCTCCTGGGGGAG CTTTCAGACACCCCTAAGGGAGAACGTTCTTCCAAGCTCCTCTCTGCTCTCAACAGCCACAAGGACCG TTTCATTTCAGGGAGGGAGATTAAGAAGAGGAAGTGTTTGTTTGGTCTCCATGCTCGGACCCCTCCCCCTGTGGAGCCCCCTACTGGAGATGGAGCCCCCACCAG CTTCCCTtcagggcagggccctgggggaggggtctCACGTCCCCTGGGGAAGCGCCGGAAGCCGGAGCCAGAGCCcctgaggaggaggcagcaggggaaAGTGGAGGAGCTGGGGCCACCCTCAGCAGTGCGCAATCAGCCCGAGCCCCGGGAGCTGAGGGAGCGGGTTCGTCTGCAGAGGGCACTGCAG GCCTCAGTGTCTCCACCACCCCCCAGCCCTAACCAGAGTTACCAGGGCAGCAGCGGCTACAACTTCCGGCCCACAGATGCCCGCTGCCTGCCCAG cCCCATCCGGATGTTCGCTTCCTTCCACCCTTCTGCCAGCACCGCAGGGACCTCTGGGGACGGTGAACCCCCAGACAG GTCACCCCTGGAACTTCACATTGGTTTCCCCACAGACATCCCTAAAAGTGCCCCCAACTCGTTGACTGCCTCGTCTTCctcagtcccagccccagccccaggtcttCCTAGACGCTCAGCACCCCCTTCTCCCTTGTGCCGTAGTTTGCCTCCTGGGACTGGAGGAGGAGTCCGAGGTGGGGTTGGCTACCTGTCCCGAGGGGACCCTGTCCGGGTCCTTGCTCGGAGAGTACGGCCTGATGGCTCTGTACAGTACCTGgttgagtggggaggaggaggcatcTTCTGA
- the CUTA gene encoding LOW QUALITY PROTEIN: protein CutA (The sequence of the model RefSeq protein was modified relative to this genomic sequence to represent the inferred CDS: deleted 1 base in 1 codon): MSMGRAPAVLLGGGAALLLSCLWMPALLPVASRFLLLPRALLSMASGSPPSQPSLASGSSYVPGSVSAAFVTCPNEKVAKEIARAVVEKRLAACVNLIPKITSIYEWKGKIEEDSEVLMMIKTQSSLVPALTDFVRSVHPYEVAEVIALPVEQGNSPYLHWVRQVTESVSDSSTVLP, from the exons ATGAGTATGGGGCGGGCTCCCGCAGTCCTGCTCGGTGGAGGG GCTGCTCTGCTCCTGTCGTGTCTTTGGATGCCGGCACTGCTGCCTGTGGCCTCCCGCTTTCTGTTGCTA CCCCGAGCCCTGCTGTCCATGGCTTCTGGAAGCCCCCCGTCGCAGCCCTCGCTGGCCTCGGGCTCTAGCTATGTTCCAGGCTCGGTCTCCGCAGCCTTCGTCACTTGCCCCAACGAGAAGGTCGCCAAGGAGATCGCCAG GGCTGTGGTGGAGAAGCGCCTAGCAGCCTGCGTTAACCTCATCCCTAAGATTACATCCAT CTATGAGTGGAAGGGAAAGATTGAGGAAGACAGTGAGGTGCTGATG ATGATCAAAACCCAAAGCTCCTTGGTCCCAGCTTTGACAGATTTTGTTCG GTCTGTGCACCCTTACGAAGTGGCTGAGGTGATTGCATTGCCTGTGGAGCAGGGGAACTCCCCCTACCTGCATTGGGTGCGCCAGGTCACAGAGTCAGTTTCTGACTCCAGCACAGTCCTACCATGA